A genomic region of Desulfomicrobium apsheronum contains the following coding sequences:
- the uvrA gene encoding excinuclease ABC subunit UvrA — translation MDTKVIHIAGARQHNLKNLTLDIPRDKLVVVCGPSGSGKSTLAFDIVYAEGQRRYVESLSAYARQFLPQMDKPAIDLIEGLTPAISLEQQTLSKNPRSTVATVTEIYDFLRVFYARLGTPCCPDCGVPIAAQSSDEIMERILGLPEGTKFMLLAPLVDHKKGTHADLFKKLKTQGFVRARINGEVTNLDPVPELAKNLKHNIDLVVDRLVLKPDMRKRLADSVELGLKSGEGRIIVSIIGGEDIFFSTDAVCPKCNISLPKPSPQLFSFNSPQGACPHCSGLGAVEYYEPLLLAPNGGLSLRQGAVLPWKGRAFERHAQDLKELGLKLGFTLDTPLHDFKPEARHALFHGDAAWPGVIHFLEQGGGLGHIWRDELSRYRQTMACPSCHGARLRPESLAVRIEGLNIFDFCSLPITRALNWLQGLHFSGVNVEISTPLLKELRHRLEFLVNVGLDYINLARNMTTLSGGEAQRIRLAGQLGSGLVGVTYVLDEPSIGLHPRDNQRLINTLRQLQGRGNTVLVVEHDEPTIRAADHVLELGPGSGFLGGELVFSGSPEDLVGKSKSLTGKYLRGELRIARPAKRRTSDRAITLRGVTTNNLRGIDARFPLGTLVCITGVSGSGKSSLVMDSLYKHLALAQGLKVDNPGTIGGIEGAGAVEKIISIDQSPIGRTPRSNPATYTKIFDEIRAIFAGSKDAKKRGYNVGRFSFNVRGGRCEACQGDGQIRVEMHFLPDVFVTCEVCGGRRYNRETLDILYRDKSIADVLEMTVRQARQFFANHPALERKLGVLEEVGLEYIRLGQPATTLSGGEAQRIKISRELGKRSLPGTLYILDEPTTGLHMHEVGKLISVLHTLVDKGASVIVIEHNLDVVAASDHVIDLGPGGGENGGLIVAEGTPEDLTSNPGSVTGPFLEL, via the coding sequence ATGGACACCAAAGTCATACATATCGCCGGCGCGCGTCAGCATAACCTGAAGAACCTGACCCTGGACATCCCCCGCGACAAACTGGTCGTGGTCTGTGGTCCGTCCGGCTCGGGCAAGTCCACCCTGGCCTTCGACATCGTCTACGCCGAAGGGCAAAGACGCTATGTCGAATCCCTGTCCGCCTACGCCCGCCAGTTCCTGCCGCAAATGGACAAGCCGGCCATCGACCTCATCGAGGGGCTGACCCCGGCCATCTCCCTGGAACAACAGACCCTGTCCAAAAACCCGCGCTCCACCGTGGCCACGGTCACGGAAATCTACGATTTCCTGCGCGTCTTCTATGCCCGTCTCGGCACGCCCTGCTGCCCGGATTGCGGGGTACCCATCGCGGCCCAAAGCAGCGACGAGATCATGGAGCGCATTCTGGGCCTTCCGGAAGGGACGAAATTCATGCTTCTGGCACCCCTGGTCGATCACAAAAAGGGCACCCACGCCGATCTCTTCAAGAAGCTCAAGACCCAGGGCTTTGTCCGCGCCAGAATCAACGGCGAGGTGACAAATCTTGATCCGGTCCCGGAGCTGGCCAAAAATCTGAAACACAACATCGATCTGGTCGTGGATCGTCTGGTCTTGAAACCCGACATGCGCAAGCGCCTGGCCGATTCCGTGGAACTGGGCCTCAAGTCCGGCGAGGGGCGCATCATCGTCTCCATCATCGGCGGCGAAGACATCTTCTTCTCAACTGACGCCGTCTGCCCCAAATGCAACATCAGCCTGCCCAAGCCGAGCCCCCAGCTCTTCTCTTTCAACAGCCCGCAGGGAGCCTGCCCGCACTGCTCGGGACTTGGAGCCGTCGAATACTACGAACCCCTGCTGCTCGCTCCCAACGGGGGGCTGTCCCTGCGCCAGGGCGCGGTCCTGCCCTGGAAGGGCCGGGCTTTCGAGCGCCACGCCCAGGACCTGAAGGAACTGGGACTCAAGCTCGGCTTCACCCTGGACACACCGCTGCATGACTTCAAGCCCGAGGCCCGGCACGCCCTGTTCCACGGTGACGCTGCGTGGCCGGGGGTAATCCATTTTCTGGAACAGGGAGGTGGCCTCGGACACATCTGGCGCGACGAACTGTCCCGCTACCGTCAGACCATGGCCTGCCCATCCTGCCACGGAGCACGCCTGCGGCCCGAGTCCCTGGCCGTACGCATCGAGGGCCTGAACATTTTCGACTTCTGCTCGCTGCCCATCACCCGAGCCCTGAACTGGCTGCAAGGCCTGCACTTCTCCGGCGTGAATGTGGAGATCAGCACCCCGCTCCTGAAGGAACTTCGCCACCGGCTTGAATTTCTGGTCAACGTCGGGCTCGACTACATCAACCTGGCCCGCAACATGACCACCCTGTCCGGCGGCGAGGCCCAGCGCATCCGCCTGGCCGGACAGCTCGGTTCAGGGCTGGTCGGAGTGACCTACGTTCTGGACGAGCCGAGCATCGGCCTCCACCCCCGCGACAACCAGCGCCTCATCAACACCCTGCGTCAGCTTCAGGGGCGCGGCAACACGGTGCTCGTGGTCGAACACGACGAGCCGACCATCCGCGCCGCCGATCATGTGCTGGAACTGGGCCCCGGTTCGGGCTTTCTGGGTGGAGAGCTGGTCTTTTCCGGATCTCCCGAGGATCTGGTGGGAAAATCAAAAAGCCTGACCGGCAAATACCTGCGCGGCGAACTGCGCATCGCAAGGCCCGCCAAGCGCCGGACCTCGGACCGGGCCATCACCCTGCGCGGCGTGACCACCAACAACCTGCGCGGCATCGACGCCCGCTTTCCGCTGGGCACCCTGGTCTGCATCACCGGCGTCTCCGGCTCAGGCAAAAGCTCGCTGGTCATGGACTCGCTCTACAAGCATCTGGCCCTGGCCCAGGGGCTCAAGGTGGACAACCCCGGCACCATCGGCGGCATTGAGGGCGCCGGAGCCGTGGAAAAAATCATCTCCATCGACCAGAGCCCCATCGGCCGCACGCCGCGCTCCAACCCGGCCACCTACACCAAGATCTTCGACGAAATCAGGGCCATCTTCGCCGGGAGCAAGGACGCCAAGAAGCGCGGCTACAACGTCGGCAGGTTCAGCTTCAACGTACGCGGCGGCCGCTGCGAAGCCTGTCAGGGCGACGGGCAAATCCGTGTCGAGATGCATTTTCTGCCCGACGTCTTCGTCACCTGCGAGGTCTGCGGGGGCAGGCGCTACAACCGCGAGACTCTGGACATCCTGTACCGCGACAAGTCCATTGCCGACGTGCTCGAAATGACCGTGAGACAGGCGCGGCAATTCTTTGCCAACCATCCGGCCCTGGAACGCAAACTGGGTGTGCTGGAGGAGGTGGGCCTCGAATACATCCGCCTGGGCCAGCCCGCGACGACCCTGTCCGGCGGCGAGGCCCAGCGCATCAAGATCTCGCGCGAGCTCGGCAAACGCAGTCTGCCGGGGACGCTGTACATCCTGGATGAACCGACCACCGGTCTGCACATGCACGAGGTCGGCAAGCTCATCTCCGTGCTGCACACCCTGGTCGACAAGGGAGCCTCGGTCATTGTCATTGAACACAACCTCGACGTGGTCGCGGCCTCGGACCACGTCATCGATCTTGGACCCGGCGGAGGAGAAAACGGAGGCCTCATCGTGGCCGAGGGAACACCGGAGGACCTTACGAGCAACCCCGGGTCGGTCACGGGGCCTTTTCTGGAGCTGTAA
- the rfaD gene encoding ADP-glyceromanno-heptose 6-epimerase has translation MIIITGGAGFIGSAMVWELNRQGYRDIVVVDNLASTNKWRNLVGLAYHRYIQKDKFLDLLNTRYMEGRIEAVIHMGACSATTEADCDYLIRNNLEYSKAMCRFAQERNARFIYASSAATYGDGSRGFDDSDSAMEGLHPLNMYGYSKHLFDLWLKGDGLLDQMAGLKFFNVFGPNEYHKDDMRSVVCKAFTQIRQTGKLKLFKSYREEYADGEQRRDFVYIKDCVKVIDWLIKNPDVGGIFNVGTGQARTWNDLARGVFAAMGREPQIEYVDMPDNLRGKYQYYTCADLTKLAGRGCDVNFRPLEEGVTDYVQNYLMQAYAHLTSRY, from the coding sequence ATGATCATCATCACCGGCGGCGCGGGCTTCATCGGCAGCGCCATGGTCTGGGAATTGAACCGGCAGGGATACAGGGACATCGTCGTGGTCGATAACCTGGCATCCACGAATAAATGGCGCAATCTGGTCGGTCTGGCCTATCATCGCTATATCCAGAAAGACAAATTCCTGGATTTGCTCAACACCCGATACATGGAAGGCCGCATCGAGGCCGTGATCCACATGGGCGCCTGCTCCGCGACCACGGAAGCCGACTGCGACTATCTCATCCGCAACAATCTGGAATATTCCAAGGCCATGTGCCGTTTCGCCCAGGAGCGCAACGCGCGCTTCATCTATGCCAGCTCCGCAGCCACCTATGGCGACGGCAGCCGCGGATTCGACGACTCGGATTCCGCCATGGAAGGCCTGCATCCACTCAACATGTACGGCTATTCCAAGCATCTCTTCGACCTCTGGCTCAAGGGTGACGGATTGTTGGACCAGATGGCCGGGCTCAAGTTCTTCAATGTCTTTGGCCCCAACGAATACCACAAGGACGACATGCGCTCCGTGGTCTGCAAGGCCTTCACCCAGATCCGCCAGACCGGGAAGCTGAAGCTCTTCAAGTCCTACCGCGAGGAATACGCCGATGGCGAACAGCGCCGGGATTTCGTCTACATCAAGGATTGCGTGAAAGTCATCGACTGGCTGATCAAAAATCCGGACGTGGGCGGCATCTTCAACGTAGGCACGGGACAGGCTCGGACCTGGAACGATCTGGCGCGAGGCGTGTTCGCGGCCATGGGACGGGAACCGCAGATCGAATACGTGGACATGCCGGACAATCTGCGCGGCAAATATCAGTACTACACCTGCGCCGACCTGACCAAGCTCGCCGGTCGCGGCTGCGACGTAAACTTCAGGCCGCTGGAGGAAGGGGTGACCGATTACGTGCAGAACTATCTGATGCAGGCCTATGCGCATCTGACTTCAAGATATTGA
- the hisH gene encoding imidazole glycerol phosphate synthase subunit HisH, with translation MLAILDYKAGNLTSVKRALDYLSIPCTITADAHAIADCQGLIFPGVGAAGSAMANLHQSGLRDVMAREIAAGKPLLGICLGCQILLEYSPENDTKTLGLIPGRCDIFTPDLTEEDGAPINIPHMGWNTVNTKKPCPLFNGISPESEFYFVHSYYPNPAPEFVIATTYYGREFCSVHGRDGLWSAQFHPEKSGRPGLKMLSNFYDYCREAANAQ, from the coding sequence ATGCTAGCCATCCTTGACTACAAGGCCGGCAATCTGACCAGTGTCAAGCGCGCACTCGACTATCTCTCCATCCCGTGCACCATCACTGCCGACGCTCACGCCATCGCGGACTGCCAGGGCCTCATCTTCCCCGGTGTCGGCGCCGCCGGTTCGGCCATGGCCAATCTGCACCAATCCGGCCTGCGCGACGTCATGGCCCGGGAAATCGCGGCCGGCAAACCGCTCCTGGGCATTTGCCTGGGCTGCCAGATCCTGCTCGAATACAGCCCGGAGAACGACACCAAGACCCTCGGCCTCATTCCCGGACGCTGCGACATCTTCACCCCGGATCTGACCGAAGAGGACGGCGCGCCCATCAACATCCCGCACATGGGCTGGAACACTGTGAACACCAAAAAGCCGTGCCCGCTCTTCAACGGCATCTCTCCCGAGAGTGAATTCTATTTCGTGCATAGCTACTACCCGAATCCGGCTCCGGAATTCGTCATCGCCACGACATATTACGGCCGGGAATTCTGTTCCGTGCACGGCCGCGACGGTCTGTGGTCGGCCCAGTTCCACCCGGAAAAGAGCGGACGGCCGGGCCTGAAGATGCTTTCAAACTTTTACGATTACTGCAGGGAGGCGGCCAATGCTCAGTAA
- the hisF gene encoding imidazole glycerol phosphate synthase subunit HisF, translating into MLSKRIIPCLDVRNGKLTKGIKFEGNVDIGDPVETARRYYEEGADEIVFYDITASHEGRGIMLKVVESVASQIFIPFSVGGGISTVADMRDVLLAGAEKISVNSAAVKTPHIISEGAAAFGSQCIVVGMDVLRVPKSEAIPSGYEIVIHGGRKHMGIDALWWAKEVERLGAGELCINSIDADGTKDGYELTLTRLIADNVRIPIIASGGAGNPQHMVDAVTTGRASAALIASIVHYGEYTVTDLKNHMAGKGVKVRRIW; encoded by the coding sequence ATGCTCAGTAAACGCATCATTCCCTGCCTCGATGTCCGGAACGGCAAGCTGACCAAGGGCATCAAATTCGAAGGCAACGTCGACATCGGCGACCCCGTGGAGACCGCCCGGCGCTACTACGAAGAGGGCGCAGACGAGATCGTCTTCTACGACATCACGGCCTCGCACGAGGGCCGGGGCATCATGCTCAAGGTCGTGGAGAGCGTGGCCTCCCAGATTTTCATTCCCTTCTCCGTGGGCGGAGGCATCTCCACCGTGGCCGACATGCGCGACGTGCTCCTGGCCGGAGCCGAAAAGATCTCCGTCAACTCGGCGGCGGTCAAAACTCCCCACATAATCTCCGAAGGCGCGGCGGCCTTCGGCTCCCAGTGCATCGTCGTGGGCATGGACGTGCTGCGCGTACCGAAAAGCGAAGCCATCCCCTCGGGCTACGAGATCGTCATCCACGGCGGCCGCAAGCACATGGGCATCGACGCCCTGTGGTGGGCCAAAGAGGTGGAACGTCTGGGTGCGGGCGAACTGTGCATCAACTCCATCGACGCCGACGGCACCAAAGACGGCTACGAGCTGACCCTGACCCGTCTCATCGCGGACAACGTGCGCATCCCGATCATCGCCTCGGGCGGAGCTGGCAATCCGCAGCACATGGTCGACGCCGTGACAACGGGCCGCGCCTCGGCCGCGCTCATCGCATCCATCGTGCATTACGGCGAATACACCGTCACGGACCTCAAGAACCATATGGCCGGAAAAGGGGTCAAGGTCCGCCGAATCTGGTGA
- a CDS encoding PAS domain S-box protein — MRFFGGGISLRTSIPLLLVCVILFSTILISWVSFTGSREAVGDVGLQLRKEVSQRISEHLLDFLRLPHEINRGNARALQAGFVSADDPEQLVARFAEQVDFFPSVSSIYFGNVQGGLANSGRDPEHGFKYSIRTDDFKAGVFRKFAMDSLGNQGEEMASVTSFDARTRPWYAKALLAEGPVWSDVYVLFTGQDLALAASRPVFDDRGQTLGVVSVDVFLSQITAFLQRLRIGSAGKAFIVDRAGLMVAGSGTEPLFIPGRDGNPGRRLLGEHSRDPLVQGAVQTLVSKFGALDRINAEHHLDFTDRGRKILMTASPLRDPLGIDWLIVVVVPEADFMARIGENARVSMVLIPGVLILALLVGAVLARRIVKPISRLDAAAGRLAGGGGLERIDEISRFSEVQSLTRSFNRMALQLADTMQAMQLELGERQRAEAALGESEARYRTLVELAVDGILLGSHEGVIIGANECMCDLLGLTREDLIGKHVGDLPFKPESLAKTPLHFHLLEEGKIVQKERTLLRADGSELHVEMRSKMMPDGTYQSIYRDVTARKRAEEALRESEERLRTLSDNLPGGLVYQLETDLGGGHRRFLYVSAGVELLHEVSVQEVLDDAAVIYAQVEPEDRAFLAKRQAQAESAQSLFQAEVRFRLPSGTVRWSHLASAPRMLSADRVLWDGVEIDITERKMAEAALLDAKEAAEAANTVKTEFLANMSHEIRTPLNGIQGMMQLLRQTNLDPEQERFVDLSITSAMRLTRLLTDILDISRIEAGKMSILEAPFSVAELVDSVVELFAIPAREKGLSLDCVIHPGLSAQLVGDEARVRQILFNLVGNALKYTDQGGVTVELSPLRADSCLSGGVCLHVADTGVGIPEQMLSGVFEPFRQVEGSHTRRYEGAGLGLTIVRRLVELMHGSIEVKSAAGTGTSVRVTLPLSAASDYRPLAETVAEVVDTGAGRSLRILLAEDEAINQLAMRTLLERAGHVVALACNGQEVLDLLLAEDFDCILMDVQMPVMSGVEATRKIRALSGSKKDIPIIALTAHAMSGDRELFLGAGMDDYLPKPVGMTDLINTIAKLRRA; from the coding sequence ATGAGATTTTTTGGCGGCGGCATTTCTCTTCGTACCTCGATCCCGTTGCTTCTGGTCTGCGTCATCCTTTTTTCCACCATCCTGATCAGCTGGGTTTCGTTCACCGGGAGCCGTGAAGCGGTCGGGGATGTTGGCCTGCAACTGCGCAAGGAGGTTTCCCAGCGCATTTCCGAGCATCTGCTGGATTTCCTTCGACTGCCCCACGAAATAAATCGCGGCAACGCGCGGGCCCTGCAAGCCGGGTTCGTGTCCGCCGACGATCCCGAGCAGCTGGTTGCGCGGTTTGCCGAGCAGGTGGATTTTTTTCCTTCCGTGTCGAGCATCTATTTTGGAAATGTTCAGGGTGGCCTTGCCAACAGTGGTCGGGATCCTGAGCATGGCTTCAAGTATTCCATCCGCACAGACGATTTCAAGGCCGGTGTTTTTCGCAAATTTGCCATGGATTCACTTGGCAATCAGGGCGAGGAAATGGCCAGTGTGACCAGCTTCGATGCGCGGACGCGCCCGTGGTATGCCAAGGCTCTGCTCGCGGAGGGGCCGGTCTGGAGTGATGTATATGTGCTTTTTACCGGCCAGGACCTGGCCCTTGCCGCCAGCCGCCCGGTGTTTGACGATCGGGGTCAAACGCTTGGGGTGGTTTCCGTCGATGTTTTTTTGTCCCAGATCACCGCTTTTTTGCAGCGGCTTCGCATCGGCAGTGCCGGGAAGGCGTTTATCGTGGATCGCGCGGGCCTGATGGTGGCCGGTTCGGGTACGGAACCGCTCTTCATACCGGGCCGGGACGGCAACCCCGGCCGCCGTCTTTTGGGCGAGCACAGCCGGGATCCGCTGGTGCAAGGCGCTGTTCAAACCCTTGTTTCCAAATTCGGCGCGCTTGATCGGATCAACGCGGAGCACCACCTTGATTTTACCGACCGAGGCCGAAAAATCCTGATGACGGCCTCGCCGCTGCGCGATCCCCTGGGCATTGACTGGCTGATCGTCGTCGTGGTGCCGGAAGCGGACTTCATGGCCAGGATCGGGGAAAATGCCCGCGTCAGCATGGTTCTGATTCCCGGCGTTCTCATATTGGCGCTGCTGGTCGGGGCGGTGCTGGCCCGCCGGATCGTCAAACCCATATCGAGGCTTGATGCCGCCGCCGGGCGATTGGCCGGAGGCGGGGGACTTGAGAGGATAGACGAAATCTCCCGGTTTTCAGAGGTCCAAAGCTTGACCCGTTCCTTCAATCGGATGGCCCTGCAGCTGGCCGATACCATGCAGGCAATGCAGCTGGAGTTGGGCGAGCGGCAGCGGGCCGAGGCGGCTCTCGGCGAAAGCGAAGCCCGATATCGGACCCTGGTCGAACTTGCCGTGGACGGAATTCTCCTTGGCTCTCATGAGGGCGTGATCATCGGTGCCAACGAATGCATGTGTGATCTTCTTGGCCTTACGCGTGAGGATTTGATTGGAAAACATGTCGGCGACCTTCCGTTCAAGCCTGAGAGTCTGGCGAAAACACCCTTGCACTTCCATTTGCTGGAAGAGGGCAAAATCGTGCAAAAAGAGCGCACTCTTCTGCGCGCGGACGGGTCCGAACTTCATGTCGAGATGCGCAGCAAGATGATGCCGGACGGGACCTATCAATCAATCTACCGCGACGTCACCGCGCGCAAACGGGCCGAGGAGGCCTTGCGGGAAAGCGAGGAGCGACTGCGGACGCTCAGCGACAATCTGCCCGGCGGGCTCGTGTATCAGCTGGAGACCGACCTTGGCGGCGGACATCGGCGTTTTTTATACGTCAGCGCGGGCGTCGAACTTTTGCATGAGGTGAGCGTGCAGGAGGTACTGGATGACGCTGCGGTCATCTACGCGCAGGTCGAACCCGAGGATCGGGCGTTCTTGGCCAAGCGCCAGGCTCAAGCCGAATCGGCCCAGTCGCTTTTTCAGGCCGAGGTTCGATTCCGTCTGCCGTCGGGAACTGTGCGTTGGAGCCATCTGGCCTCGGCGCCGCGCATGTTGTCAGCGGATCGCGTGCTCTGGGACGGAGTCGAGATCGATATCACGGAACGCAAAATGGCCGAGGCGGCCTTGCTGGACGCCAAGGAAGCCGCCGAAGCCGCCAACACGGTCAAGACGGAATTTCTGGCCAACATGAGCCATGAAATCCGCACTCCTCTCAACGGCATTCAAGGCATGATGCAGCTTCTGCGGCAGACCAACCTTGACCCGGAGCAGGAACGGTTCGTGGATCTTTCCATCACGTCAGCCATGCGGCTGACACGTCTGCTGACCGACATTCTGGACATCTCCAGGATCGAGGCCGGGAAGATGAGTATCCTTGAGGCTCCGTTCAGTGTGGCCGAGCTTGTCGATTCGGTCGTGGAATTGTTTGCGATCCCCGCGCGTGAAAAAGGGCTTTCGCTTGATTGCGTCATTCATCCAGGCCTGTCAGCACAACTCGTCGGCGATGAGGCGCGGGTGCGTCAAATTCTCTTCAATCTGGTCGGCAACGCCTTGAAATATACGGATCAGGGCGGCGTGACAGTCGAATTGTCTCCACTACGCGCAGATTCCTGCCTGTCAGGCGGCGTCTGCCTGCATGTTGCCGACACGGGTGTCGGCATCCCCGAACAGATGCTCTCGGGTGTGTTCGAGCCGTTCAGGCAGGTGGAGGGCTCCCACACCCGCAGATACGAAGGCGCCGGGCTTGGCCTGACCATTGTTCGTCGACTGGTGGAACTCATGCATGGCAGCATCGAGGTCAAGAGCGCCGCCGGAACGGGAACGTCCGTGCGCGTCACGCTGCCCCTGAGCGCCGCCAGTGACTATCGCCCGCTCGCGGAGACCGTTGCGGAAGTTGTGGACACGGGCGCGGGACGCTCCTTGCGCATTCTCTTGGCCGAGGATGAGGCCATCAATCAGCTGGCCATGCGCACGCTCTTGGAACGGGCCGGGCATGTGGTCGCGCTGGCGTGCAATGGCCAGGAAGTGCTGGATTTGCTGCTGGCGGAAGATTTCGACTGCATCCTCATGGATGTGCAGATGCCGGTCATGAGCGGCGTTGAAGCGACCAGGAAGATCCGCGCCTTGTCTGGATCCAAGAAGGACATTCCCATAATCGCCCTGACCGCCCACGCCATGAGCGGGGATCGCGAATTGTTCCTGGGGGCGGGAATGGACGATTACCTGCCCAAGCCGGTCGGCATGACCGATCTCATTAACACCATCGCCAAGCTGAGGCGCGCTTGA
- a CDS encoding acetate uptake transporter — MKDTSANPAPLGLVGFGLTTILLNIHNAGLYPNNSMILGMGIFVGGIAQIIAGILESKKNNTFGLTAFTAYGSFWLSLVAIWTLPALGLAEKADETAMGFYLAIWGLFTFGMFIGTFRLSRALQVVFGTLVALFWLLAIGDLTHIAAYKVIGGYVGILCGFSAFYTAIAQVLNEVYGRTVLPLGPVARS, encoded by the coding sequence ATCAAGGACACTTCCGCCAATCCTGCTCCGCTGGGACTGGTGGGCTTCGGGCTGACCACAATTTTGCTCAACATCCACAATGCGGGTCTTTATCCCAATAACTCCATGATTTTGGGCATGGGCATTTTCGTGGGCGGCATCGCCCAGATCATCGCCGGCATCCTCGAATCCAAGAAAAACAACACATTCGGCCTGACAGCCTTTACCGCCTACGGTTCCTTCTGGCTCTCGCTCGTGGCCATCTGGACCCTGCCCGCCCTGGGCCTTGCCGAGAAGGCCGATGAAACCGCCATGGGCTTCTATCTGGCCATCTGGGGTCTTTTCACCTTTGGCATGTTCATCGGAACCTTCCGCCTGAGCCGGGCTCTACAGGTCGTTTTCGGCACTTTGGTCGCTCTGTTTTGGCTGCTGGCCATCGGTGATTTGACCCACATCGCGGCGTACAAGGTCATTGGCGGATATGTGGGCATCCTGTGCGGTTTCTCCGCTTTCTATACGGCCATCGCGCAGGTTTTGAACGAGGTTTATGGCCGTACGGTGCTTCCGCTGGGACCTGTCGCGCGTTCCTAG
- the moaC gene encoding cyclic pyranopterin monophosphate synthase MoaC: MDERLTHIDEAGNVVMVDVGDKADTRRRAVVRTRVLLNARTFDLLTRNALPKGDVLTTAKVAGIMAAKRTWELIPMCHPILLSKVDVKLTPVPADLAIEIEAEARTTGPTGVEMEALMAAQVAAMTIYDMCKAVQRDILITDCRLTHKSGGKSGEFNAE, translated from the coding sequence ATGGACGAGAGGTTGACGCATATCGATGAGGCCGGGAACGTGGTCATGGTGGACGTGGGCGACAAGGCGGATACCAGGCGCCGGGCGGTGGTGCGGACACGGGTTCTGCTCAATGCACGCACCTTCGACCTTTTGACCAGAAACGCCCTGCCCAAGGGTGACGTGCTGACCACGGCCAAGGTGGCCGGGATCATGGCCGCCAAGCGTACCTGGGAGCTCATTCCCATGTGTCACCCTATTTTGCTTTCCAAGGTCGACGTGAAGCTCACGCCCGTGCCTGCCGATCTGGCCATAGAGATCGAGGCCGAGGCGCGGACCACCGGACCCACAGGCGTGGAAATGGAAGCGCTCATGGCCGCCCAGGTTGCGGCCATGACCATCTACGACATGTGCAAGGCCGTGCAGCGCGACATTCTGATCACGGATTGCAGGCTTACGCACAAGAGCGGTGGAAAAAGCGGCGAGTTCAACGCCGAGTAG
- the dnaJ gene encoding molecular chaperone DnaJ: MADKRDYYDVLGVGRDAAADEIKSAYRKMALQFHPDRNPDNPEAEDKFKEAAEAYEVLGDASKRAQYDRFGHAGMNGQGFGDHFHSSEDVFSAFGDIFGDFFGFGAAAGGRRRPRAGADLRYNLTVSFRDAAKGTEVDLNIPKKEVCSDCSGSGSAPGHTAETCQHCRGQGQVTQSQGFFRISVPCPVCRGEGKVVTHPCAKCRGQGIVQVNKSLKVRIPGGVDNGSRLRLRGEGEPGDFGGPHGDLYVVIYVEEDKIFTRRGQDLVIVADISIVQAILGAKIEVPTLDEPVTLEIPKGTQSGKILRIKGMGLPHLGSTQKGDLLVEVSVRIPTKVTKKQEELLREFDKLEESRPLNKVKDFFKKAMGD, encoded by the coding sequence ATGGCTGACAAGCGTGATTATTACGATGTGCTCGGTGTAGGCCGCGACGCAGCGGCGGATGAAATCAAGAGTGCCTACCGCAAGATGGCGTTGCAATTCCACCCGGACCGCAACCCCGACAATCCGGAGGCGGAAGACAAGTTCAAGGAAGCCGCAGAAGCATACGAGGTGCTGGGGGACGCGAGCAAACGCGCCCAGTACGACCGTTTCGGGCACGCCGGCATGAATGGCCAGGGGTTTGGAGACCATTTCCATTCCTCTGAAGACGTGTTCAGTGCTTTCGGGGATATTTTCGGGGATTTCTTCGGCTTCGGCGCTGCCGCCGGCGGCCGCAGGCGTCCCCGTGCCGGGGCTGATCTGCGCTACAACCTGACCGTTTCATTCCGTGACGCGGCCAAGGGTACGGAGGTTGACCTCAACATCCCCAAGAAGGAAGTCTGTTCCGACTGTTCCGGTTCGGGCTCCGCTCCCGGACACACGGCCGAGACCTGCCAGCATTGTCGCGGCCAGGGCCAGGTGACCCAGAGCCAGGGCTTTTTCAGGATTTCCGTGCCCTGCCCGGTCTGCCGGGGAGAAGGCAAGGTCGTCACCCATCCCTGCGCCAAATGTCGCGGACAGGGCATCGTGCAGGTCAACAAGAGCCTCAAGGTGCGCATTCCCGGGGGCGTGGACAACGGCAGCCGCCTGCGTCTGCGCGGCGAGGGCGAGCCGGGTGATTTCGGTGGCCCGCACGGCGATCTGTACGTGGTCATCTATGTCGAGGAAGACAAGATCTTCACCCGCCGGGGCCAGGATCTGGTCATCGTGGCCGACATCTCCATCGTGCAGGCCATCCTTGGCGCCAAGATCGAGGTGCCTACCCTTGACGAGCCCGTGACCCTGGAAATTCCCAAGGGCACGCAGTCCGGCAAGATTCTGCGCATCAAGGGCATGGGACTGCCACATCTGGGCAGCACTCAGAAAGGGGACCTGCTGGTGGAGGTTTCCGTGCGCATCCCGACCAAGGTGACCAAGAAACAGGAAGAACTGCTGCGCGAGTTCGACAAACTCGAAGAGAGCCGTCCCTTGAACAAGGTCAAGGATTTCTTCAAGAAAGCCATGGGCGACTGA
- the rpoZ gene encoding DNA-directed RNA polymerase subunit omega: MARITVEDCLEKVNNRFLIVQMAIKRVKQYHEGYEPLVASKNKEIVTALREIAEGKVLPDVERVEDLSFEADDQDE; the protein is encoded by the coding sequence ATGGCCAGAATTACCGTTGAAGATTGCTTGGAGAAGGTCAACAACAGATTTCTGATCGTGCAGATGGCCATTAAGCGGGTCAAGCAATATCATGAAGGATACGAGCCCCTTGTAGCAAGCAAAAACAAGGAGATCGTGACCGCCCTCAGGGAAATTGCCGAAGGAAAGGTTCTGCCCGACGTGGAGCGCGTCGAGGATTTGAGTTTTGAAGCTGACGATCAGGATGAATAA